The window TCTCTCGGTAAAAAGCATGATTTTTGTTTATTTAAAGAATCAAAAATCCCAATTTTAAAAAATACTAAATTAATAGTTGATAATGGTTATCAAGGAATACAAAAAATTCATAGTAATGTTCTAATACCTAAGAAAAAAACAAAGAAAAACCCTTTAAATAAAGAACAAAAACATAATAATAAATTAATTTCAAAAATGAGAATTATTATTGGAAATATTTTTGCTATTCTTAAAAAATTTAAAATTATTACTGAAAAATATCGTAATCGTAGAAAACGATTTAGTTTAAGATTTAATTTAATTGCTTCAATTTATAATTTGCAATTATAGATAACATAAAATATTTATTTAAAATTAAATTTAAATAATAAAATAATTTTTTGTTGTGTCAAAATTTACACATTTAATAAAATCCATAAGTATTAACCTAATAAAAGTTAGAAATTACTATATAGTATTTTTTATTTACAAATAATTTGTAATTATTTTAATAAGTAATGCAAGAAGTCTAATATAAATTTATGAACTGCATTTTTAGTAGTATTTGAAAAATTAAATTTTTTAGGAAATTTTTCTCTAATTAAACCATTAGTATTTTCATTAGTACCTCTTTGTCAAGGCGAATACGCATTAGCAAAATAAATTTTCACATTTAAATTTTTTTCAAGTTGTTGTCAATTAGAAAATTCTTTACCCTTATCAAATGTTATAGTCTTAACAAGATTATTTGGAAGAATTGATAAATAATGGCTAATGTTTTCGTTAACAACTTTAGTAGTTCTATTTTCAACTAACATTGCTAAAGTAAATCTTGATGTTCTTTCAACTAAAGTTATTAAACATGATTTACTTTTACCTCGTGATGATACTACAGTATCACCTTCTCAATGACCAACAGTTATACGATTATTAACATTAATATTTCGTTCTTTAATTGATTTACCATTAAATTTACCGCGATTTTCTTGAGATTTTCGTTTCTTACCTTTTCTTCTTAAATTTTTATTAGTAACTTTTTCAAGTAATCCAGAATAAATTCAATTGTAAATTGTTTTAAAACTAATAATTCATTCTTTATGAAAATTTTTAATTCTGCCATAAATTTGTTCAGGCGATCAACCTAATAGTAATTTTTGTTGTACATATTTTACTAATTCTCTATTTTTAAACTTATGAAAATAAACATGTGATTGTTTTCTGTTTTCTGCTTTATTTTGTGCAATTAATGAAAAATAATGATTACTATCTTTATTTCTATTGACTTCTCGAATAATAGTACTAATACTTCGATTAAGATTTTTAGCTATTTCACTAATTTTTACTTTAAACTTCAATTGATTCTCAATATAAATTCTTTCATATATGCCAAGATGTTTGTAACCCATATAAAAACTCCTTGCTTTGTTTTTTCTAAAATAAACTTAGCATCATGAAATTTTTATATGAGATTTTTTGCAATTTTATTTACTTGCACTTACAAGTATAATTCAGCTTTATTGTCATTTTTTATCTCCCAAAAATCATTTTTATTGGTAAATACATAATTGAAATTAAGGCGAAAAGAAAAGTAATGATAATAATTAATCCGGCAATAAACGCAACTTGCACAGGCATTTTTTCTATCGGAACAAACAGTTTTAAGAATTCCATAATAATTTCTCAAAACATTATTTTTTATTCTCATTATTTTCTTTTGAATTAGGGGCTTTAACTTATTCTTCAAAGCGAGCAATAAATACTTTTTCGTCTTTTGTAAAATTACCAGTATTATTTTTAATGGCATTTTTATATTTAATTCTAATTTTTATTTTGGCATAAATTTTATAAGCAAAATATGCCAATAGCATTATGCAAATGATAATAAATATTATTCCAATCGCAATATTCATTTTTAAACTCCTTTAAAATAATTATAATTTATATCTTTTTTGTTGTTTTCTTTTTTCGCAATGAAGAAGCCTAATAATTCTTGACCTTTAATTAATTTGGTTTCATTTTCTTTTTGATTAATTGAAATTATTTGATATTTACTATCTTTTATTATTCCGATGCAAATAGAATTTTCATATTTTCCTTTATAAACAAATCGCTTTGGAAACCAAATATCGATTTGTTGACTAAATCATGGAATTTTTGGTGCTTTAATAAACATTGCGTTTTGTGTTTCTTTTAAAAGATATTTTTTAGTATTTAAGAAAATGTTTTCAATGTTTTTCATAATAAATTACCTTTCTTATTTGTTATAAACTAAGTTAGTTAACTTAGTTTTTTAAACACTTATATATATCGCAGATTTAAGTGTTTAACAAGCTTTGTTAGTAAATTTTGTTTTTTAATTAGATAAAGATTTTAATAATTTTAAACTTAGCATACCCCTATATAGAAATTTTTACACTTTAACATCCGCATCCTACCCTTGGAACTAATTTAATAGCGTGTATATTTTTAGGAAATCCACCCATTCATTTTTTATTGCAAAACGAAACAAATTGCTATAGTTAATAGGATGTTATCTATTAACTGGTAAACTTCTTTTGGTTATGGCGACCACCCACAATTTATCGTGCTTTAATACATACCAACATTATTAACTCACTTGTATTTAATTTTCAAAGAACAAAATTTTAACACCTTATAAAATAAAAAGACAATCATTGCTGACTGTCTTAATACTTATTCAAATCTTTTCCCACCTAACAAAACTTTACGCGCCCTACCAAGTCTATTATTATAAAAAATTTTGACATTATTAAAGTCAAAATCTCAGGGATCAAAATCATTTTTTTCTAAATCATCACTACTAAGATTTTTAGCGGCCAATTGTTTTAAAACATCAATATTAACTTCAGATTTCAAATATATGCCATCAGTTTTAATATTGATATTAAACTAGGATAAAAAGATACTAATCCCATCATTAGAAAAAAACATATTATTAATAATAGTGATTTTCGGATTCTTATCATTTCAAAAATACTCCTTAAAAATTAAATATTTCAAAAGACTTGGTACATAACCTTTAATTTTATCTACTATTTTGATAATATTATTTTCTAGATGAAGCACAAATGTTAGATAAATACAAAGACGAAAATGAATTTTATAGTTTGGTAGGTGCAAAATGTTATAGTTATGTACCAAGTCTAAAGTTTAAAACTTCAATCTCATTTATCTCAAGTAACATATTTATAAATGGGAATTGTTTCTCAACTCTCATACAATATCCAGGGTCATTATCACTAACACAATGTCAACGATGCATTTTACATGTAGTTTCATAATAATCAACTAGCGTTACTCTAACATATCTTTCTTCGGATAATTTATAAGCATCAATTTCAAGTTTTAATGAATTCAATCATTATTATATACCGCTACTTTTTCACTTAAAACTTTTTTATCCCAATTATCAATTTTAATGCTATGTCTTAAAACTAAACCTTCGCTAAAATTATTAGTAAACTCCTTAAATGCATTAGCAGAAATAGTTCTTCGCGGTGTTTTTGAGTCCAGATTATAATAGAAATTAAGATTTCCTGACAATGTAAATTGAATTGCTGTTAATAATCTTTTAGTAAAACTAATATTATTAGCAGTATATATTCAGTTATTATCTCAAACATTTAGGGCACCCATAATCGCATCAACAACTTCACTAACTTTACTAATAATATTACCAACAACCGGAATATATCCAATAACTGGTGAAGCAATTTCTTCAATAATTTTTAAAATTTTATTGCTTTCTTCTTTAAAATCTAATTGTAATGCTTCATTAGGAAAATTTAGGGTTAAGATAACCATTGTGCTCTAAAAACTGATTATAATGTTTAAAAGGAATAACAATATCTTTTAGGGAATAGTGATCTGATATTAATGATGACATCACTAAGGTATCGCAATTATCAACAAAATAATCAGTAATATAGTATTTCTCCACTCATAGAAAAGATGTTTGCACCTTACCTTCAACTTTATAATCAAAATTTCAAGTTGATTTGCCTTTCCTTTCAATTTTATTAAATGAACTTTTCGGATATCTTAAAAAGAAATAATCAACATCATTTATATGTTCACCATATTTATATTGATATCCACAAAAATCATTATTAAGAATTCCTGATTTTGGTTGTGATTTTAATGAATTAGAAGTTACTGCCACTAAATCATTATTTCCTGTTAACTTATTAGCAAATAAAAATTTTGTACCATTAGTACTAATAAATAACGAAGCAATTACTAATAATGGTTTATAAAATAAAAACTTACTCATCATTATTCCTCACTTTAAATTATTTAGTTATTTATACAATCTTAACTACAATAATTATGACACAAAAATGTCAAAATAATCATATAATTTTAAAGTTGAAATATCTCTTCAAGATAGCGATAAGCCGCCCATTATTTGACAAACAAAAAAACCTAGCAAAGGTATATTTGCTAGGTTTTAGCGAGGAACATTTCGGGATACCCCAATACCGCACAAGACTAATTAACTTAAAACAGTGCTGTGCGAATTAATATCGCACGCCTTTATCTTAGTCATCGGACATTTTTGTGTAGAATGTCCTTAAATAGGACATCTTTATATTAACATATTTTAATATAAAATGTAAATACTTTCTTAGTTAGTTTTAAAATTTATTTATTTAATTTCAACAACAGCACCAGCAGCAACAAGTTTTTCTTTAATTTCTTCGGCTTCTTCTGGTTTAATTTTTTCTTTAATTACTGGGTTTTCACCTTCAACTAATTTCTTAGCTTCCATTAAAGGTTTTCCTATAATTTCTGCTACTACTTTAATAACTGCAATTTTAGAACCACCTAGTTCAGTTAAAATAACCTTTACTTCTGTCGGCGCAGCACTATCATCACCTTGTGAAACTGCTTGCATCATTACTGGTGC is drawn from Spiroplasma endosymbiont of Asaphidion curtum and contains these coding sequences:
- a CDS encoding IS30 family transposase; protein product: MGYKHLGIYERIYIENQLKFKVKISEIAKNLNRSISTIIREVNRNKDSNHYFSLIAQNKAENRKQSHVYFHKFKNRELVKYVQQKLLLGWSPEQIYGRIKNFHKEWIISFKTIYNWIYSGLLEKVTNKNLRRKGKKRKSQENRGKFNGKSIKERNINVNNRITVGHWEGDTVVSSRGKSKSCLITLVERTSRFTLAMLVENRTTKVVNENISHYLSILPNNLVKTITFDKGKEFSNWQQLEKNLNVKIYFANAYSPWQRGTNENTNGLIREKFPKKFNFSNTTKNAVHKFILDFLHYLLK
- the rplL gene encoding 50S ribosomal protein L7/L12 translates to MKLTELNELVKAIEEHFGVTASAPVMMQAVSQGDDSAAPTEVKVILTELGGSKIAVIKVVAEIIGKPLMEAKKLVEGENPVIKEKIKPEEAEEIKEKLVAAGAVVEIK
- a CDS encoding transposase family protein — its product is MKTQVIIEKESKIIIATNFSLGKKHDFCLFKESKIPILKNTKLIVDNGYQGIQKIHSNVLIPKKKTKKNPLNKEQKHNNKLISKMRIIIGNIFAILKKFKIITEKYRNRRKRFSLRFNLIASIYNLQL